Below is a window of Saccharomonospora viridis DSM 43017 DNA.
GGAGCGCATCGTCACCCGTGGAGCGGGACTGCGTGGACCCGCGGTGGTGCGGCTCTACGCGGACGGAATCGAGATCGACCGCAGCGGCGCGCCCAGTTTCTGGATTCCGCGGGACAGCATCGTCGACGTGCACACGGCGAAGGGGATGGCGGGCAAGGTCATGGGCACCGACAGCCTGTTGGTGTTCACCTGGCGCCTCGGTGACGTCGAGTTGGACACCGGTCTGCGCGGTGACGACCTCTCCGTCTATCCGCGGTGGATCGAGCAGGTCAAGGGAGGTGCCCAGGTATGACCGGGATGCGCACAGCCGCCGTGCTCGTGCTTGAGGACGGCCGGATCTTCCGGGGGACGGCGTACGGCGCCCGTGGGCGCGCCCTGGGGGAGGCGGTCTTCTCCACCGGGATGACCGGCTACCAGGAGACGCTGACCGACCCGTCGTATCACCGGCAGATCGTGGTGCAGACGGCGCCGCACATCGGCAACACCGGTTGGAACTCCGAGGACGACGAGTCCGGACGGGTCTGGGCGGCCGGGTACGTGGTGCGGGACCCGGCGCGGACGCCGTCTCACTGGCGGTCGACGCGCACGTTGGAGGACGTGCTCGTCGAGCAGGGCGTGGTCGGTATCGCCGAGGTCGACACGCGCGCGCTCACCCGGTATCTCCGTGAGCACGGCGCCATGCGCGCCGGCATCTTCTCCGGCGACGCCCTGAGCGCGGAGGACGACCTGGTGGCCCAGGTCCAGGCGAGTCCGAGGATGCAGGGCGCCGATCTCGCGAAGGAGGTCACCACGGCCACGCCGTACGTGGTGCCGGCGGAGGGACGGACCCGCTTCCGAGTGGCGGCGCTGGATCTCGGCATCAAGGCGAACACCCCATGTCGGATGGCGGCGCGGGGTATCGAGGTGCACGTCCTGCCCGCAAGCAGCGGACTCGACGACGTCCTCGCCGTCGAGCCGCACGGGGTGTTCCTGTCCAACGGTCCCGGGGACCCCGAGACCCAGCGGGGCGCGATCGAGCTCACTCGCCGGGTGTTGGAGCGGGAGCTGCCGCTGTTTGGCATCTGCTTCGGCAACCAGATCCTCGGTCGGGCGTTGGGGCTGAACACCTACAAGATGCGTTTCGGACACCGGGGTCTCAACGTCCCGGTCATCGACGTCGCCACCGGCAAGGTGGCCATCACCGCACAGAACCACGGATTCGCTCTCGAAGGCGAGCCGGGACAGCGTTTCGATTCGCCGTTCGGCAAGGCGCGGGTCAGTCATTACTGCGCCAACGACGGCACGGTGGAGGGTCTGCGCTGCGAGGAGGTTCCGGCGTTCTCGGTGCAGTACCACCCGGAGGCCGCCGCGGGCCCGCATGACGCGGGATCGCTGTTCGACGAGTTCGTCACCCTGATGGAGGCCCGCCATGCCCAAACGCAGTGACATCGAGCACGTACTCGTGATCGGGTCGGGACCGATCGTCATCGGCCAGGCCGCCGAATTCGACTACTCCGGCACCCAGGCGTGTCGCGTGCTCCGTTCCGAGGGGCTGCGGGTGAGCTTGGTGAACTCCAACCCGGCGACGATCATGACCGACCCCGAGTTCGCCGACTCCACCTACATCGAGCCGGTGACACCGGATTTCGTGGAGAAGGTCATCGTCGCCGAGCGGGAGCAGGGCAGGCCCATCGACTCCCTGCTGGCGACCCTCGGCGGTCAGACGGCCCTCAACTGCGCTGTGGCCCTGCACGAGCGCGGGGTGCTGGAGAAGTACGGCATCGAGCTCATCGGCGCCGACATCGACGCCATCCAGCGGGGTGAGGACCGGCAGAAGTTCAAGGACATCGTGCGGGCGGTCGGCGGTGGGGTGCCCCGCAGCGCCGTGTGCCACTCCATGGAGGAGGTCCGCGAGACCGTCGCCGAACTCGGTCTTCCCGTCGTGATCCGGCCCTCGTTCACCATGGGCGGCCTCGGTTCCGGAATGGCCCACACTCCGGAGGAGCTCGAACGCATGGCGTCGATCGGACTGGAGGAGAGTCCGGTCACCGAGGTGCTCATCGAGGAGAGCGTGCTCGGGTGGAAGGAATACGAGCTGGAGCTCATGCGCGACCGCAACGACAACGTGGTGGTCGTGTGCTCCATCGAGAACATCGACCCGATGGGTGTGCACACCGGTGACTCGGTGACCGTCGCACCCGCGATGACGCTCACCGACCGTGAGTACCAACACATGCGGGACGTCGGCATCGCCGTGTTGCGCGAGGTCGGCGTGGACACCGGCGGGTGCAACATCCAGTTCGCCGTCAACCCCGAGGACGGCCGCATGGTCGTCATCGAGATGAACCCCCGCGTGTCGCGGTCGTCGGCGTTGGCGTCGAAGGCGACCGGGTTCCCGATCGCCAAGATCGCGGCGAAGCTGGCCATCGGCTACACGCTCGACGAGATCACCAACGACATCACCGGTGAGACACCCGCGTCGTTCGAGCCGACGCTCGACTACGTCGTCGTGAAGATGCCGCGGTTCGCGTTCGAGAAGTTCCCCGGGGCGGACCCGGAGCTGACCACGACGATGAAGAGCGTCGGTGAGGCCATGGCGCTGGGGCGCAGCTTCCCCGAGGCGTTGGGCAAGGCGATGCGGTCGATGGAGACCAAGGCGGGTGGTTTCTGGACCCGGCCCGACCCGGAGGGCGCGACGCTGGAGTCGACGCTGGAGGAGCTTCGCACCGCGCATGAGGGCCGGCTTTACGCCGTCGAACGGGCGTTGCGGCTCGGCGCGACGGTGGAGCAGGTGCACAAGGCCAGTGGCATCGATCCGTGGTTCATCGACCAGATCGCGTTCATCGGTGAGGTCGGTGCCCAGGTGCGTGACGCCCCCGTGCTGGAGGCGGACCTGCTGCGCAGGGCCAAGCGCGCCGGTCTGTCCGACCGGCAGATCGCCGCGCTTCGACCGGAGCTGGCCGGTGAGGACGGTGTTCGCACGCTACGGCACCGGCTCGGGATCCGCCCGGTGTTCAAGACCGTGGACACCTGCGCGGCGGAGTTCGAGGCGAAGACGCCGTATCACTACTCGGCCTACGAGGCCGACGCCACCGCCGAATCGGAGGTGGCCCCACAACGTGAGAAGCCGAAGGTGTTGATCCTCGGCTCGGGGCCGAACCGGATCGGGCAGGGGATCGAATTCGACTACTCGTGCGTGCACGCCGCGCTCGCGTTGCGCGAGGCCGGGTTCGAAGCCGTGATGGTGAACTGCAACCCGGAGACGGTGTCCACCGACTACGACACCTCCGACCGGTTGTACTTCGAGCCGTTGACCTTCGAGGACGTGCTCGAGATCGTGCACGCCGAGCAGGCTTCGGGTGAGGTCGCCGGCGTGATCGTGCAACTGGGTGGGCAGACGCCGCTCGGGTTGGCGCAGCGGTTGGCCGACGCCGGGGTTCCGGTGGTGGGTACTCCGCCCGAGGCGATCCATCTGGCCGAGGAGCGCGGTGCCTTCGGTGAGGTGCTGGCGGCCGCCGGGCTGCCCGCGCCGAAGTACGGTATGGCGACGTCGTTCGACGGCGCCCGGCGGATCGCCGACGAGATCGGCTATCCGGTGCTCGTGCGACCGTCCTACGTTCTGGGCGGCCGCGGTATGGAGATCGTCTACGACGAGGCGACGCTACGCGGCTACATCGAGCGCGCCACGGAGGTCACACCCGAACACCCGGTGCTGGTGGACCGCTTCCTCGACGATGCGATCGAGATCGACGTCGACGCGCTCTACGACGGCGAGGAGTTGTACCTCGGCGGTGTGATGGAACACATCGAGGAGGCCGGGGTGCACTCCGGTGACTCGGCGTGCGCGTTGCCTCCCATCACGTTGGGGCGGACCGACCTCGAAGCGGTGCGCCGTTCGACCGAGGCCATCGCCAAGGGCATCGGCGTGCGGGGCCTGCTCAACGTGCAGTACGCCCTCAAGGACGACATGTTGTACGTGCTCGAGGCCAACCCGAGGGCGTCGAGGACCGTACCGTTCGTGTCGAAGGCCACGGCGGTGCCGCTGGCGAAGGCGGCGGCGCTGATCATGACTGGCTCGTCGATCGCCGAGCTGCGTGCTCGGGGCGTGCTCCCGGCCGAGGGGGACGGCGGACTGCTGCCCCTGGGTTCCCCGGTGGCGGTCAAGGAAGCCGTGCTGCCGTTCAACCGCTTCCGCACACCGGAAGGCCATGGGGTCGACTCACTGCTCGGACCGGAG
It encodes the following:
- the carB gene encoding carbamoyl-phosphate synthase large subunit, translating into MPKRSDIEHVLVIGSGPIVIGQAAEFDYSGTQACRVLRSEGLRVSLVNSNPATIMTDPEFADSTYIEPVTPDFVEKVIVAEREQGRPIDSLLATLGGQTALNCAVALHERGVLEKYGIELIGADIDAIQRGEDRQKFKDIVRAVGGGVPRSAVCHSMEEVRETVAELGLPVVIRPSFTMGGLGSGMAHTPEELERMASIGLEESPVTEVLIEESVLGWKEYELELMRDRNDNVVVVCSIENIDPMGVHTGDSVTVAPAMTLTDREYQHMRDVGIAVLREVGVDTGGCNIQFAVNPEDGRMVVIEMNPRVSRSSALASKATGFPIAKIAAKLAIGYTLDEITNDITGETPASFEPTLDYVVVKMPRFAFEKFPGADPELTTTMKSVGEAMALGRSFPEALGKAMRSMETKAGGFWTRPDPEGATLESTLEELRTAHEGRLYAVERALRLGATVEQVHKASGIDPWFIDQIAFIGEVGAQVRDAPVLEADLLRRAKRAGLSDRQIAALRPELAGEDGVRTLRHRLGIRPVFKTVDTCAAEFEAKTPYHYSAYEADATAESEVAPQREKPKVLILGSGPNRIGQGIEFDYSCVHAALALREAGFEAVMVNCNPETVSTDYDTSDRLYFEPLTFEDVLEIVHAEQASGEVAGVIVQLGGQTPLGLAQRLADAGVPVVGTPPEAIHLAEERGAFGEVLAAAGLPAPKYGMATSFDGARRIADEIGYPVLVRPSYVLGGRGMEIVYDEATLRGYIERATEVTPEHPVLVDRFLDDAIEIDVDALYDGEELYLGGVMEHIEEAGVHSGDSACALPPITLGRTDLEAVRRSTEAIAKGIGVRGLLNVQYALKDDMLYVLEANPRASRTVPFVSKATAVPLAKAAALIMTGSSIAELRARGVLPAEGDGGLLPLGSPVAVKEAVLPFNRFRTPEGHGVDSLLGPEMKSTGEVMGVDLSFGEAFAKSQAGAYGSLPTRGTVFVSVANRDKRSLVFPVKRLADLGFKVVATAGTADVLRRNGVECSVVRKHYQGSTPEEPNIVEVIRDGGVDMVINTPYGNSGPRVDGYEIRTAAVSRGIPCITTVQGAAAAVHGIEALIRGEVTVRPLQELQARLREVTEA
- the carA gene encoding glutamine-hydrolyzing carbamoyl-phosphate synthase small subunit; translated protein: MTGMRTAAVLVLEDGRIFRGTAYGARGRALGEAVFSTGMTGYQETLTDPSYHRQIVVQTAPHIGNTGWNSEDDESGRVWAAGYVVRDPARTPSHWRSTRTLEDVLVEQGVVGIAEVDTRALTRYLREHGAMRAGIFSGDALSAEDDLVAQVQASPRMQGADLAKEVTTATPYVVPAEGRTRFRVAALDLGIKANTPCRMAARGIEVHVLPASSGLDDVLAVEPHGVFLSNGPGDPETQRGAIELTRRVLERELPLFGICFGNQILGRALGLNTYKMRFGHRGLNVPVIDVATGKVAITAQNHGFALEGEPGQRFDSPFGKARVSHYCANDGTVEGLRCEEVPAFSVQYHPEAAAGPHDAGSLFDEFVTLMEARHAQTQ